The Arachis ipaensis cultivar K30076 chromosome B07, Araip1.1, whole genome shotgun sequence genome includes a window with the following:
- the LOC107609063 gene encoding uncharacterized protein LOC107609063 — protein MEPSPSTRYNLRSRGRIIGNRLLRLRRGVPVYNSSANHHHQSCQKPCRPSVKKVQKPCGPSILRGTDEELGNQRPNRCISSKETQRQSRLCYMEMFQPYPLVAMQHYNKMLKEEEQYKVYDYANGIMTAFEKVGDFHQLHILGVPKSFEYMQNSPDDDVPVKHFYARIHQAPKKDTHVDYCEPFEGEGPPLRGLDIRRIVPLCCKYCGLANGNAIESRSLELSKQAEADGEDSDSDYWDGYSDPNPPKKEIRGALAESRRRR, from the exons ATGGAACCATCACCATCAACGCGATACAATCTGCGATCTCGTGGTCGTATAATCGGTAACCGCCTTTTGAGGTTACGCCGAGGAGTTCCAGTCTATAATAGCTCCGCAAATCATCATCACCAGTCATG TCAAAAGCCTTGTAGGCCCTCCGTTAAAAAAGT ACAAAAGCCTTGTGGACCCTCAATACTTAGAGGCACTGATGAGGAACTAGG AAATCAACGGCCAAATCGTTGTATAAGTAGTAAAGA AACACAGAGACAAAGTAGATTATGTTATATGGAGATGTTTCAACCTTATCCATTGGTGGCAATGCAACACTACAACAAAATGCTAAAAGAG GAAGAACAGTACAAAGTTTATGATTATGCGAATGGGATTATGACGGCTTTTGAAAAAGTTGGTGATTTTCATCAACTGCACATTTTGGGTGTGCCAAAATCTTTTGAATACATGCAGAACTCACCGGATGATGATGTTCCTGTTAAGCACTTTTATGCCCGGATCCATCAAGCACCCAAAAAGGATACTCATGTAGATTACTGTGAGCCTTTTGAAGGAGAAGGACCTCCATTGAGAG GTTTGGATATTAGGCGAATCGTTCCCTTGTGCTGTAAATATTGTGGTCTTGCAAATGGGAATGCTATCGAGTCAAGATCATTAGAATTGAG CAAGCAAGCTGAAGCTGATGGAGAAGATTCGGATTCAGACTACTGGGA TGGTTACTCGGACCCTAATCCCCCTAAAAAAGAAATCAGAGGAGCATTAGCAGAATCTAGGAGAAGGCGTTGA
- the LOC107609062 gene encoding peroxidase P7, with amino-acid sequence MGSNNLVMIGLFLLVLVLGSANASLSTEFYSSSCPKLLDTVKCTVEAAIKKETRMGASLLRLFFHDCFVNGCDGSILLDDTSSFKGEKNAGPNKNSARGFEVIDAVKSAVEKVCPGVVSCADILAVAARDSVKILGGPEWDVKLGRRDARTASQSAANNGIPAPTSTLNQLISKFGALGLSTKDLVALSGGHTIGQARCTTFRSHIYNETNELVTSFAQTRQSKCPRASGVGDNNLAPLDLQTPASFDNHYFNNLIDRKGLLHSDQQLFNGGSTDSIVRGYSSNPSSFFADFASAMIKMGDINPLTGSKGEIRKNCRSVN; translated from the exons ATGGGTTCAAATAATCTAGTTATGATTGGTTTGTTCCTCCTTGTCCTTGTGTTGGGTAGTGCCAATGCATCACTTTCCACAGAGTTCTATTCAAGTTCATGTCCAAAACTCCTTGACACTGTGAAATGCACAGTGGAAGCTGCCATCAAAAAAGAGACTCGCATGGGTGCTTCTCTCCTACGTTTGTTCTTCCATGATTGCTTTGTTAAT GGATGTGACGGTTCAATTCTTCTGGATGATACATCAAGCTTCAAAGGAGAGAAGAATGCGGGTCCCAACAAGAACTCTGCCCGCGGATTCGAAGTGATCGACGCCGTCAAGTCCGCCGTTGAGAAAGTCTGCCCTGGTGTTGTCTCCTGCGCTGACATCCTCGCCGTCGCTGCCAGAGACTCCGTCAAGATC CTTGGAGGGCCCGAGTGGGATGTAAAACTTGGAAGAAGAGATGCAAGAACAGCCAGCCAATCTGCTGCCAACAACGGGATACCAGCACCAACTTCAACCCTAAATCAATTAATCTCAAAATTCGGGGCACTTGGACTTTCCACCAAGGACTTGGTCGCTTTGTCTG GTGGTCACACAATTGGACAAGCAAGGTGTACAACCTTTAGATCCCACATCTACAATGAGACCAACGAGTTAGTAACATCCTTTGCTCAAACAAGGCAATCAAAATGCCCTAGGGCATCCGGTGTGGGGGACAACAACCTCGCCCCCCTTGATCTTCAGACGCCGGCGTCATTCGACAACCACTACTTCAACAACCTCATTGACCGGAAAGGCCTCCTCCATTCCGACCAGCAACTCTTCAACGGAGGATCCACTGACTCCATTGTTCGCGGCTACAGCTCAAACCCTAGCTCTTTTTTCGCCGATTTTGCCAGTGCCATGATCAAGATGGGAGACATAAATCCCCTCACTGGATCCAAGGGAGAGATTAGAAAGAATTGCAGGAGTGTGAACTAA